In a genomic window of Nocardiopsis mwathae:
- a CDS encoding SSI family serine proteinase inhibitor codes for MSFWKNFGAVVGAAVVAGAMSTGAAHAGVQDGVDAGAAASVYKLTVVPGSMTDPQWPLDWSKAESATLTCDPAGGSHPQAEKACELIAESGSIARIAQGAYCPRIYSPVTAFSVGSEKYRETYSNRWCLNSDKGAVFQF; via the coding sequence ATGAGCTTCTGGAAGAACTTCGGTGCGGTGGTGGGTGCGGCGGTGGTCGCCGGTGCGATGTCGACCGGGGCCGCGCACGCCGGGGTGCAGGACGGTGTCGACGCCGGCGCTGCCGCCTCGGTCTACAAGCTCACCGTCGTCCCCGGTTCGATGACCGACCCGCAGTGGCCGCTGGACTGGTCGAAGGCCGAGTCGGCGACGCTGACCTGCGACCCGGCGGGCGGTTCGCACCCCCAGGCGGAGAAGGCGTGTGAGCTCATCGCGGAGTCCGGATCCATCGCCCGCATCGCCCAGGGTGCGTACTGTCCGAGGATCTACTCCCCGGTCACCGCGTTCTCCGTGGGGTCGGAGAAATACCGCGAGACCTACTCCAACCGGTGGTGCCTGAACTCCGACAAGGGAGCGGTCTTCCAGTTCTAG
- a CDS encoding ABC transporter permease produces MSPAALAALHGLTDSSARPGLLDYVRRLWGHRHFISEFARAKSTTKYSGARLGGLWHVMTPLLNAAVYYLIFGLLIGTSRGVPDFIPFLVTGVFIFTFTQSSVLSGVRAVSGNLSLIRALHFPRAALPIALTLVQLRQLLVSMLVLLAIVLAMGQVPQWSWLLAVPVLAIQSLFNTGLALIVARLGSTITDLAQLMPFVLRTWMYASGVMYSIAHMAAHAPAAVRTLLDLNPAAIYIDLMRFALIDSFTAAQLPPHVWAIALAWALTAAVGGFVYFWMAEERYGRD; encoded by the coding sequence GTGAGCCCCGCGGCACTCGCGGCACTCCACGGCCTCACGGACTCCAGCGCCCGCCCCGGGCTGCTCGACTACGTTCGCCGGTTGTGGGGCCACCGGCACTTCATCAGCGAGTTCGCCAGGGCGAAGTCCACCACCAAGTACAGCGGCGCCCGGCTGGGCGGACTCTGGCACGTCATGACGCCGCTGCTCAACGCGGCGGTGTACTACCTCATCTTCGGTCTGCTGATCGGCACCAGCCGCGGGGTCCCCGATTTCATCCCCTTCCTGGTCACCGGCGTCTTCATCTTCACCTTCACCCAATCCTCCGTGCTCAGCGGCGTCCGCGCCGTCTCCGGCAACCTCAGCCTCATCCGCGCCCTGCACTTCCCCCGCGCCGCACTGCCCATCGCCCTGACACTGGTCCAGCTCCGCCAGCTGCTGGTGTCGATGCTGGTCCTGCTGGCCATCGTGCTGGCGATGGGGCAGGTCCCGCAGTGGTCCTGGCTGCTGGCGGTCCCCGTGCTCGCCATCCAGTCGCTGTTCAACACCGGCCTGGCGCTGATCGTCGCCCGGCTCGGCAGCACGATCACCGACCTCGCCCAGCTGATGCCGTTCGTGCTGCGGACATGGATGTACGCGTCCGGGGTCATGTACTCGATCGCCCACATGGCGGCGCACGCCCCGGCGGCCGTCCGCACCCTCCTCGACCTCAACCCCGCGGCGATCTACATCGACCTGATGCGGTTCGCCCTCATCGACAGCTTCACCGCCGCACAGCTGCCCCCGCACGTGTGGGCCATCGCCCTGGCCTGGGCGCTCACGGCGGCCGTCGGCGGCTTCGTCTACTTCTGGATGGCAGAGGAGCGCTACGGCCGTGACTGA
- the pta gene encoding phosphate acetyltransferase has translation MTHGVYIASSDAESDKATIALGMAELLSSTVGSIGVFRPVVDASGRDSVIETLRRRFKLKANYSDCVGVTYDEVHADPDSAMAAIMRSYRALAARCSAVVVVGTDYTDVGAPTEFTFNARVAANLATPVLLVVSGAERDYTEIRDATGLARQELAREHATRLATVVDRVDPGRAESLRKELDGAAYVLPEVPGLSAPTVRDLQRACDGRLIFGEEKRLGRETSGLVVAAMSLPNVLDRMEADRLVIMAADRAGAMLPALIAAHHSTDFPSVAGVVLTGEIYMSEPVFRLLAGMDVRLPVIATDQDTFSTATRLAAVRGGITPGAEGKIESALAAFAEAVDGEALLERLQVARTETVTPLMFEHTLLERARSDRKRIVLPEGTEERVLRAADLLLRRDVADLVLLGSPREVNAKASDLGFDLSAVTIIDPDTSDLRERFAAEYARLRAHKGVTKELAMDTVGELSYFGTLMVQCGLADGMVSGAAHTTAQTIRPSFEILRSSLVSSVFFMCLADRVLVYGDCAVNPDPTAEQLADIAIDSAATAEQFGVEPRVAMLSYSTGASGSGAGVDKVRTATELVKERRPDLLVEGPIQYDAAIDPGVARTKMPDSLVAGRATVFVVPDLNTGNTLYKGVQRSAGAVAIGPVLQGLQKPVNDLSRGATVQDIVNTVAITAVQAQGTQGSGS, from the coding sequence ATGACGCACGGTGTCTATATCGCGTCCAGCGACGCGGAAAGCGACAAGGCGACGATCGCGCTCGGCATGGCCGAGCTGCTGTCGAGCACGGTGGGCTCGATCGGGGTGTTCCGCCCGGTCGTCGACGCGTCCGGGCGCGACTCCGTCATCGAGACGCTGCGCCGCCGCTTCAAGCTCAAGGCCAACTACTCGGACTGCGTCGGCGTCACCTACGACGAGGTCCACGCCGACCCCGACTCCGCCATGGCCGCGATCATGCGCTCCTACCGCGCCCTGGCGGCGCGCTGCTCGGCCGTGGTCGTGGTCGGCACCGACTACACCGACGTCGGCGCCCCCACCGAGTTCACCTTCAACGCCCGGGTCGCCGCCAACCTCGCCACCCCCGTCCTGCTGGTCGTCTCGGGCGCCGAGCGCGACTACACCGAGATCCGCGACGCCACCGGCCTCGCCCGCCAGGAGCTCGCGCGCGAACACGCCACCCGGCTCGCCACGGTGGTCGACCGCGTCGACCCGGGGCGCGCCGAGTCGCTGCGCAAGGAACTCGACGGTGCCGCCTACGTGCTGCCCGAGGTCCCCGGCCTGAGCGCCCCGACCGTGCGCGACCTGCAGCGCGCGTGCGACGGCCGACTCATCTTCGGCGAGGAGAAGCGGCTCGGCCGCGAGACCTCCGGCCTGGTGGTCGCCGCTATGTCGCTGCCCAACGTGCTCGACCGGATGGAAGCCGACCGCCTCGTCATCATGGCCGCCGACCGCGCCGGCGCGATGCTGCCCGCGCTGATCGCCGCCCACCACTCCACCGACTTCCCGTCGGTCGCCGGAGTCGTGCTGACCGGTGAGATCTACATGTCCGAACCGGTCTTCCGCCTGCTCGCCGGCATGGACGTCCGGCTGCCCGTGATCGCCACCGACCAGGACACCTTCTCCACCGCCACCCGCCTGGCCGCCGTCCGGGGCGGGATCACCCCCGGCGCGGAGGGCAAGATCGAGTCGGCGCTGGCGGCCTTCGCCGAGGCCGTCGACGGCGAGGCGCTGCTGGAGCGGCTCCAGGTCGCGCGCACCGAGACGGTGACCCCGCTGATGTTCGAGCACACGCTGCTGGAGCGGGCGCGGTCCGACCGCAAGCGCATCGTGCTGCCGGAGGGCACCGAGGAGCGCGTGCTGCGCGCCGCCGATCTGCTGCTGCGCCGCGACGTCGCCGACCTGGTCCTCCTCGGCTCCCCACGCGAGGTCAACGCCAAGGCCTCCGACCTCGGTTTCGATCTGAGCGCGGTCACCATCATCGACCCCGACACCTCCGACCTGCGGGAGAGGTTCGCCGCGGAGTACGCGCGGCTGCGCGCCCACAAGGGCGTCACCAAGGAACTGGCCATGGACACCGTCGGGGAGCTGTCCTACTTTGGCACCCTGATGGTGCAGTGTGGGCTCGCCGATGGCATGGTGTCGGGCGCTGCGCACACGACGGCGCAGACCATCCGGCCATCGTTCGAGATCCTGCGCTCGTCGCTGGTGTCCAGCGTGTTCTTCATGTGCCTGGCCGACCGGGTGCTGGTCTACGGTGACTGCGCCGTGAACCCCGACCCCACCGCCGAGCAGCTCGCCGACATCGCCATCGACTCGGCCGCCACCGCCGAGCAGTTCGGCGTGGAGCCGCGCGTGGCGATGCTGTCCTACTCCACCGGCGCCTCGGGGTCCGGAGCCGGGGTGGACAAGGTGCGCACCGCCACCGAGCTGGTCAAGGAGCGCCGCCCCGACCTGCTGGTCGAGGGACCGATCCAGTACGACGCCGCGATCGACCCGGGGGTCGCGCGGACCAAGATGCCGGACAGCCTCGTGGCCGGGCGTGCGACCGTGTTCGTCGTGCCCGACCTGAACACGGGCAACACCCTGTACAAGGGCGTGCAGCGGAGCGCGGGGGCCGTGGCGATCGGCCCGGTGCTGCAGGGGCTGCAGAAGCCGGTCAACGACCTGTCACGGGGCGCCACCGTGCAGGACATCGTCAACACCGTGGCGATCACCGCCGTCCAGGCCCAAGGAACACAAGGAAGTGGTTCATGA
- a CDS encoding TetR/AcrR family transcriptional regulator gives MSAAAIPEKDEQSVNRSGKEPVQAKPPRRRSPAGAAVLQEDVTQAIRAAVFAELAAVGYGRLSIEAVAKRAGVGKTAVYRRWNSKLPMVIDVVSVAAAQVTPVPDTGSLYGDVRDLLEAGAYALRHPLASQIVPDLLAEAARNPEIARTLETAIRDTQQNISSVVIRNAVERGELPEGTDVDLAFDMILGPLYWRLAVTRGAAAADYLDRLAHAATAALGSARV, from the coding sequence ATGTCCGCCGCCGCGATACCCGAGAAGGACGAACAGTCGGTGAACCGGTCGGGGAAGGAACCGGTGCAGGCGAAGCCGCCGCGCCGCCGCTCCCCGGCCGGAGCCGCCGTGCTCCAGGAGGACGTCACCCAGGCCATCCGCGCCGCGGTCTTCGCCGAGCTCGCCGCCGTGGGGTACGGGCGGTTGTCGATCGAGGCGGTCGCCAAACGCGCCGGAGTCGGCAAGACGGCGGTCTACCGGCGCTGGAACTCCAAGCTGCCGATGGTCATCGACGTGGTCTCGGTCGCCGCGGCCCAGGTCACCCCGGTGCCCGACACCGGTTCGCTCTACGGCGACGTGCGCGACCTGCTGGAGGCCGGGGCCTATGCGCTGCGGCATCCCCTGGCGTCCCAGATCGTTCCCGACCTGCTCGCCGAGGCCGCGCGCAACCCCGAGATCGCCCGGACGCTGGAGACCGCGATCCGCGACACCCAGCAGAACATCAGCTCCGTGGTGATCCGCAACGCGGTGGAGCGTGGCGAGCTGCCCGAGGGCACCGACGTGGACCTGGCGTTCGACATGATCCTGGGCCCGCTGTACTGGCGGCTCGCCGTGACGCGCGGCGCCGCGGCGGCCGACTACCTCGACCGCCTCGCTCACGCGGCGACGGCCGCGCTGGGGAGTGCGCGCGTGTAG
- a CDS encoding SSI family serine proteinase inhibitor — translation MRIRHTLAVAGAFALAAPLVTGAAHAAPQGVDGQGADIYHIAVVPGSQSDRGRSLEWEGARSAVLTCNPAGGTHSQARHACEDIDAFGSIAGIPARGEICPLSYDPVTAFAQGAERYAETFPNECVLRDSTRAVFHF, via the coding sequence ATGAGGATTCGGCACACTCTCGCGGTCGCCGGTGCCTTCGCGCTCGCGGCGCCTCTCGTCACCGGAGCGGCCCATGCCGCGCCGCAGGGGGTGGACGGCCAGGGCGCCGATATCTACCACATCGCCGTCGTCCCGGGGTCGCAGTCCGACCGGGGGCGGTCGCTGGAGTGGGAAGGGGCCCGCAGCGCGGTGCTGACCTGCAACCCGGCGGGTGGCACCCACTCGCAGGCGCGCCACGCGTGCGAGGACATCGACGCCTTCGGTTCCATCGCCGGCATCCCGGCGCGGGGCGAGATCTGCCCCCTCAGCTACGACCCGGTCACGGCGTTCGCCCAGGGAGCCGAGCGGTACGCGGAGACCTTCCCCAACGAATGCGTGCTGCGCGACTCCACCCGCGCGGTGTTCCACTTCTGA
- a CDS encoding ABC transporter ATP-binding protein, giving the protein MTAPSAKPAGAAKPAADIALDVQGLTVIGRPSDVEIISDITLRVRRGEILGLVGESGSGKTTLGLSLLAHCKRATEVVRGDITVSGTSLVGRTPTEIQRLRGRKVAYIPQSPASALNPALRLRTQLGEALHNWDEAAMPAMDRVREVLREVVLPDDDAFLARYPHQLSGGQQQRVAIAMAFVGRPDLIVLDEPTTGLDVTTQSHVVETIRQMTRDYGTAGVYISHDMAVVAELADDIAVMYRGDVVERGRAAEVFADPRHPYTRKLLRAVPRMKTDGHTADASGTADLSDAPLLHVRNLQASYGRTVVLEGIDLDVMPGQCVALLGESGSGKTTLSRAIAGLHHQFTGNVTFDGDELPPSSYRRTPEQRRRVQYIFQNPYEALNPRKRVRDLILGPVTHLQGKVADPDAAVADALRRAALPAAYGDRFPEQLSGGERQRVSIARAIATGPDMLVCDEITSALDVSVQAEIVQLLRGLQDDGLSLLFVTHDIALVSNIAQQVAVLNKGRIVEYGPVGEVVSAPQHDYTRALIADTPVFGDAAAERRAIA; this is encoded by the coding sequence ATGACAGCACCGTCAGCGAAACCCGCGGGGGCCGCCAAGCCCGCCGCCGACATCGCCCTGGACGTCCAGGGCCTGACCGTCATCGGCCGCCCGTCCGACGTCGAGATCATCTCCGACATCACCCTGCGGGTGCGGCGCGGCGAGATCCTCGGCCTGGTCGGCGAGTCCGGCTCCGGCAAGACCACGCTCGGACTGTCCCTGCTGGCCCACTGCAAGCGCGCCACCGAGGTCGTCCGCGGGGACATCACGGTCTCCGGCACCTCGCTGGTCGGCCGAACGCCGACCGAGATCCAGCGGCTCCGCGGGCGGAAGGTCGCCTACATCCCGCAGTCGCCGGCCTCGGCGCTCAACCCCGCGCTGCGGCTGCGCACCCAGCTGGGCGAGGCGCTGCACAACTGGGACGAGGCCGCGATGCCGGCCATGGACCGGGTCCGGGAGGTGCTGCGCGAGGTCGTGCTGCCCGACGACGACGCGTTCCTGGCCCGCTACCCGCACCAGCTGTCGGGCGGGCAGCAGCAGCGCGTGGCCATCGCGATGGCGTTCGTGGGCCGCCCCGACCTCATCGTCCTGGACGAGCCCACGACCGGCCTGGACGTCACCACCCAGTCGCACGTGGTGGAGACCATCCGCCAGATGACCCGCGACTACGGCACGGCCGGGGTCTACATCAGCCACGACATGGCGGTGGTGGCCGAGCTGGCCGACGACATCGCGGTCATGTACCGCGGCGACGTCGTGGAACGGGGCCGGGCGGCCGAGGTGTTCGCCGACCCGCGGCACCCCTACACGCGCAAGCTGCTGCGCGCCGTGCCCCGGATGAAGACGGACGGGCACACCGCCGACGCCTCCGGCACCGCCGACCTGTCCGACGCGCCCCTGCTGCACGTCCGCAACCTGCAGGCCAGCTACGGCAGGACGGTGGTGCTGGAAGGCATCGACCTGGACGTCATGCCCGGCCAGTGCGTCGCCCTGCTCGGCGAGTCCGGTTCGGGCAAGACCACCCTGTCGCGCGCCATCGCAGGGCTGCACCACCAGTTCACCGGGAACGTGACGTTCGACGGTGACGAACTGCCGCCCAGCAGCTACCGGCGTACACCGGAGCAGCGGCGCCGGGTGCAGTACATCTTCCAGAACCCCTACGAGGCCCTGAACCCCCGCAAGCGGGTGCGCGACCTGATCCTGGGGCCGGTCACGCACCTGCAGGGAAAGGTCGCCGACCCCGACGCCGCCGTGGCCGACGCGCTCCGGCGCGCCGCGCTCCCGGCGGCCTACGGGGACCGTTTCCCCGAGCAGCTGAGCGGCGGCGAGCGGCAGCGGGTGTCCATCGCCCGCGCGATCGCCACCGGCCCCGACATGCTCGTCTGCGACGAGATCACCTCGGCGCTGGACGTGTCGGTGCAGGCGGAGATCGTGCAGCTGCTGCGCGGACTGCAGGACGACGGGCTGTCCCTGCTGTTCGTCACGCACGACATCGCGCTGGTGTCCAACATCGCCCAGCAGGTCGCGGTGTTGAACAAGGGCCGGATCGTGGAGTACGGGCCGGTGGGCGAGGTCGTGTCCGCCCCGCAGCACGACTACACCCGGGCACTGATCGCCGACACGCCGGTCTTCGGCGACGCCGCCGCGGAGCGGCGCGCGATCGCCTGA
- a CDS encoding alcohol dehydrogenase catalytic domain-containing protein — MKMRAAVLAEFGAPLEVREVEVADPGPGEVRVRVAASGVCGSDLKAVDGASPVVAGPPVVCGHESSGTVEAVGAGVTAFAPGDPVLIALNRSCGRCRMCGRGGGHLCTDGARLRAIMGLMPDGSTRLRLDGEAIRPYLGIGAFAEYAVVHERQLVGLSGEADLVAMSVLGCAVVTGVGAVLNTARVEAGATVLVVGCGGVGLSVVQGAVLAGASRVIAADIARPKLTAAELFGATDTLPISAASDPADLGTRVRDLLPDGADHAFDVTGVPSVLAAALAATRPGGTTVMVGSPPPGSTAAVPTGALFASRRLMGCQGGDGSPAADLPRLVDLCRSGRLDPGGLISEQVGLDDINDAIDQVRAGEVVRSVVVF; from the coding sequence ATGAAGATGCGCGCGGCGGTCCTGGCCGAGTTCGGCGCCCCGCTGGAGGTCCGCGAAGTCGAAGTGGCGGACCCCGGCCCCGGAGAGGTCCGGGTGCGGGTCGCGGCGTCCGGAGTGTGCGGATCCGACCTCAAGGCCGTGGACGGCGCGAGCCCGGTCGTGGCCGGACCACCCGTCGTCTGCGGACACGAGAGCTCGGGCACGGTCGAGGCGGTGGGTGCCGGCGTGACCGCCTTCGCCCCCGGCGACCCGGTGCTGATCGCGCTGAACAGGTCGTGCGGCCGGTGCCGGATGTGCGGCCGCGGCGGGGGCCACCTGTGCACGGACGGCGCGCGGCTGCGGGCGATCATGGGGCTCATGCCCGACGGTTCCACCCGGCTGCGGCTGGACGGTGAGGCCATCCGCCCCTACCTGGGTATCGGCGCGTTCGCCGAGTACGCGGTGGTGCACGAGCGGCAGCTCGTCGGGCTCTCCGGCGAAGCGGACCTCGTGGCGATGTCGGTGCTCGGCTGCGCCGTGGTGACCGGGGTCGGCGCGGTGCTCAACACGGCCCGGGTCGAGGCGGGCGCGACCGTGCTGGTGGTGGGCTGCGGCGGCGTCGGCCTCAGCGTCGTGCAGGGCGCGGTGCTGGCGGGTGCGTCGCGCGTCATCGCGGCCGACATCGCGCGGCCGAAGCTCACCGCGGCCGAACTGTTCGGCGCCACCGACACGCTGCCGATCAGCGCCGCCTCCGACCCGGCCGACCTGGGCACGCGCGTCCGCGACCTGCTTCCGGACGGTGCCGACCACGCGTTCGACGTCACCGGCGTCCCGTCGGTACTGGCCGCCGCGTTGGCGGCGACCCGGCCCGGAGGCACCACGGTCATGGTCGGCAGCCCGCCGCCCGGCTCCACCGCGGCCGTCCCGACCGGCGCGCTCTTCGCCTCGCGCCGCCTGATGGGCTGCCAGGGCGGTGACGGTTCCCCCGCCGCCGACCTCCCCCGACTGGTCGACCTGTGCCGCTCCGGGCGCCTGGACCCCGGCGGCCTGATCAGCGAGCAGGTGGGCCTCGACGACATCAACGACGCGATCGACCAGGTGCGCGCGGGCGAGGTCGTCCGGTCCGTCGTGGTGTTCTGA
- a CDS encoding ABC transporter ATP-binding protein, giving the protein MTDQQTLPPAEPTAPGAAPAPPTVIVDDLHVTYRVHGAGGGKVDRGGGATAALARILTRRRATGARTVHAVRGVGFTAHRGEAIGLIGSNGSGKSTLLRAIAGLLPPASGHVYTAGRPSLLGVNAALMNDLTGERNVILGCLAMGMTPEQVREKYDGILEFSGINDKGDFGSLPMRTYSSGMSARLRFAIAAARSHDVLMVDEALATGDAAFRKRSEARIRELREKAGTVFLVSHSNKSIRDTCDRVLWLERGELVMDGPTDEVVTAYQEFNDKEK; this is encoded by the coding sequence GTGACTGACCAGCAGACCCTCCCCCCCGCCGAGCCGACCGCCCCCGGGGCCGCACCGGCCCCGCCGACCGTCATCGTCGACGACCTGCACGTCACCTACCGGGTCCACGGAGCGGGCGGCGGCAAGGTCGACCGCGGCGGCGGCGCCACCGCGGCCCTCGCGCGCATCCTCACCCGACGGCGCGCCACCGGAGCGCGGACGGTGCATGCGGTCAGGGGCGTCGGCTTCACCGCCCATCGCGGCGAGGCGATCGGCCTGATCGGCTCCAACGGCTCCGGCAAGTCCACCCTGCTGCGCGCCATCGCCGGGCTGCTGCCACCCGCGAGCGGCCACGTCTACACGGCCGGCCGGCCCTCGCTCCTCGGCGTGAACGCGGCACTGATGAACGATCTCACCGGTGAGCGCAACGTGATCCTCGGCTGCCTCGCCATGGGGATGACGCCGGAACAGGTGCGCGAGAAGTACGACGGCATCCTGGAGTTCTCCGGTATCAACGACAAGGGCGACTTCGGCTCGCTTCCGATGCGCACCTACTCCTCCGGGATGTCGGCGCGCCTGCGGTTCGCGATCGCGGCGGCCAGGAGCCACGACGTTCTGATGGTCGACGAGGCCCTGGCCACCGGCGACGCCGCCTTCCGAAAGCGATCCGAGGCGCGCATCCGCGAACTGCGGGAGAAAGCCGGAACCGTCTTCCTGGTAAGCCACAGCAACAAGTCCATCCGGGACACCTGCGACCGGGTGTTGTGGCTGGAGCGCGGCGAACTGGTCATGGACGGCCCCACCGACGAGGTCGTCACGGCCTACCAGGAATTCAACGACAAGGAGAAGTAG
- a CDS encoding acetate kinase, giving the protein MSHVLVLNSGSSSIKYQLLDMAQGTPVASGIVERIGEGRSSLTHKVPAADPGGETRRYERTEPYADHEAGLKAVLDAFAAAGPDLDAIRPAAVGHRVVHGGDRFGGAVLVDDGVESAIEELAPLAPLHNPANLAGIRGARKAFPNVPQVAVFDTAFHQTLPPAAYTYAVPEEWRTGHKVRRYGFHGTSHAYVSRRAAAILGQDPADTNVIVLHLGNGASATAIESGRSVETSMGLTPLEGLVMGTRSGDVDPSLPAYLARNAGMSAAEVDTALNKRSGVLALAGANDMREVWRMVDEGHEGARLAVDVYCHRLRKYIGAYYAVLGSVDALVFTAGVGENDERVRAGAVAGLERLGLRIDPAKNDGLVRGTEQVISPEGAEVPVMVIPTDEELEIAVQSLELLGR; this is encoded by the coding sequence ATGAGCCACGTGCTCGTTCTCAACAGCGGATCGTCGTCGATCAAGTACCAGCTCCTCGACATGGCGCAGGGCACCCCGGTCGCCTCCGGCATCGTGGAGCGGATCGGTGAGGGGCGGAGCAGCCTCACCCACAAGGTCCCGGCCGCCGACCCCGGGGGAGAGACCCGCAGGTACGAGCGCACCGAGCCCTACGCCGACCACGAGGCCGGGTTGAAGGCGGTCCTGGACGCGTTCGCCGCGGCCGGGCCGGACCTGGACGCAATCCGGCCGGCCGCGGTCGGGCACCGGGTGGTGCACGGTGGCGACCGCTTCGGCGGGGCGGTCCTCGTCGACGACGGGGTGGAGAGCGCGATCGAGGAACTGGCCCCGCTCGCACCCCTGCACAACCCGGCCAACCTCGCCGGGATCCGGGGCGCGCGCAAGGCGTTTCCGAACGTGCCGCAGGTGGCGGTGTTCGACACGGCGTTCCACCAGACCCTGCCCCCCGCCGCCTACACCTACGCCGTGCCCGAGGAATGGCGGACCGGGCACAAGGTGCGCCGCTACGGCTTCCACGGCACCTCGCACGCCTACGTCTCGCGGCGCGCGGCCGCGATCCTCGGCCAGGACCCGGCGGACACCAACGTCATCGTGCTGCACCTCGGCAACGGCGCCAGCGCCACCGCCATCGAGAGCGGCCGCAGCGTCGAGACCTCCATGGGCCTGACCCCGCTGGAGGGCCTGGTCATGGGCACCCGCAGCGGTGACGTCGACCCCTCCCTCCCCGCCTACCTGGCGCGCAACGCCGGGATGTCGGCCGCCGAGGTCGACACCGCGCTCAACAAGCGAAGCGGGGTGCTGGCGCTGGCGGGCGCCAACGACATGCGCGAGGTCTGGCGCATGGTCGACGAGGGGCACGAGGGTGCCCGGTTGGCCGTGGACGTCTACTGCCACCGCCTGCGCAAGTACATCGGCGCCTACTACGCGGTGCTCGGCAGCGTCGACGCCCTGGTCTTCACGGCCGGCGTCGGCGAGAACGACGAGCGCGTGCGGGCGGGGGCCGTGGCCGGCCTGGAGCGCCTGGGCCTGCGGATCGACCCGGCGAAGAACGACGGCCTGGTGCGCGGCACCGAGCAGGTCATCTCCCCGGAGGGCGCGGAGGTCCCGGTCATGGTGATCCCGACCGACGAGGAGCTGGAAATCGCGGTCCAGTCCCTGGAGCTGCTGGGCCGCTGA
- a CDS encoding aldehyde dehydrogenase family protein, translating into MTAPSALTDYCNFIAGEFRPARGGEWLDSVDPATGRVWARVPASDAADIDDAVAAARHAFPGWRATPPPQRAALLHRWAEAVLARTGELAAIESRDNGRVLKETQGGDVPGGAMNIRYNASLADKITGDTIHLGRSVNFTVHEPYGVAGVIIPWNAPLAMFFAKVSGALAAGNTVVVKPAEQAACSILAACELFAAADLPPGLVNVVCGTGPTAGAALVDHPDVAKLHFTGSTDTGRRIVRRASADLKDVTLELGGKSPNIVFDDADLDAAARGVAAGIYTGGAGQSCVAGSRILIHDTVFDEFTERLRGRAAAIRLGDPRDPATDMGPIAFAGQYDRVRGYLELGPQEGAKPLFGGRTGADAAGRPALAGGYWVEPTLLAAPDNGLRICQEEIFGPVAVAIPFRSEGEAYAIANDTRYGLAAGAWTRSLDRAHRAIAALRAGTVWINTYRRLHWAVPFGGHKQSGNYPANGVRGLHEWLTLKAAWIEPGGEHGR; encoded by the coding sequence ATGACCGCACCGAGCGCCCTCACCGACTACTGCAACTTCATCGCCGGGGAGTTCCGCCCCGCCCGCGGCGGAGAGTGGCTGGACAGCGTCGACCCCGCGACCGGCCGGGTCTGGGCGCGTGTCCCCGCCTCCGACGCGGCCGACATCGACGACGCGGTCGCCGCCGCCCGGCACGCCTTCCCCGGCTGGCGCGCCACCCCTCCCCCGCAGCGCGCCGCCCTGCTGCACCGATGGGCCGAAGCGGTGCTCGCGCGCACCGGCGAGCTGGCCGCCATCGAGAGCCGCGACAACGGGCGGGTCCTCAAGGAGACGCAGGGCGGCGACGTCCCCGGTGGCGCGATGAACATCCGGTACAACGCGAGCCTCGCCGACAAGATCACCGGAGACACCATCCACCTGGGCCGATCCGTCAACTTCACCGTCCACGAGCCCTACGGCGTCGCGGGCGTCATCATCCCCTGGAACGCCCCGCTGGCCATGTTCTTCGCCAAGGTCTCCGGCGCGCTGGCCGCCGGGAACACCGTCGTGGTCAAACCCGCCGAACAGGCCGCCTGCTCGATCCTGGCCGCCTGCGAGCTGTTCGCCGCGGCCGACCTCCCGCCCGGCCTGGTCAACGTCGTGTGCGGCACCGGACCCACCGCCGGCGCCGCCCTGGTCGACCACCCCGACGTCGCCAAACTGCACTTCACCGGCTCCACCGACACCGGACGCCGGATCGTCCGGCGCGCGTCGGCCGACCTCAAGGACGTCACCCTGGAGCTCGGCGGCAAGTCACCGAACATCGTCTTCGACGACGCCGACCTGGACGCCGCCGCGCGCGGCGTGGCCGCGGGGATCTACACCGGCGGAGCCGGGCAGTCCTGCGTGGCCGGGTCGCGCATCCTCATCCACGACACCGTGTTCGACGAGTTCACCGAGCGCCTGCGCGGCCGCGCCGCCGCCATCCGCCTGGGCGACCCCCGCGACCCCGCCACCGACATGGGGCCGATCGCGTTCGCCGGACAGTACGACCGGGTGCGCGGGTACTTGGAGCTCGGGCCGCAGGAGGGCGCGAAGCCGCTCTTCGGCGGCCGGACCGGCGCGGACGCGGCCGGGCGGCCGGCGCTCGCGGGCGGCTACTGGGTCGAGCCCACGCTCCTGGCCGCCCCCGACAACGGGCTGCGGATCTGCCAGGAGGAGATCTTCGGTCCGGTGGCCGTGGCGATCCCCTTCCGGTCCGAGGGCGAGGCCTACGCGATCGCCAACGACACCCGCTACGGCCTGGCCGCCGGGGCATGGACGCGCAGCCTCGACCGCGCTCACCGCGCCATCGCCGCCCTCCGGGCGGGAACGGTCTGGATCAACACCTACCGCCGACTGCACTGGGCGGTCCCCTTCGGCGGGCACAAGCAGAGCGGCAACTACCCGGCGAACGGGGTGCGCGGGCTGCACGAGTGGCTCACCCTCAAGGCCGCCTGGATCGAACCGGGAGGGGAGCACGGAAGGTGA